Within the Thermanaeromonas toyohensis ToBE genome, the region TTTTGTATTTTTTCTGTATCTCCTGTACCTTAGGTTGCAGCTCCTGCATCCGCTTTATAGACTTTAACTGCTTATAGGTTAGGGGGGACAGCAATATCTTTACGGTTACGGTAAAGAAAATAATGGCCAGACCATAGTTAGGTATACCCAGAACCCCTGTAATTCTATAGAAAAATTGAAGCGATTGCGATAGAAAATCTACCAATCCGCCCAAGATACCCCTTTATCCTCCTTTTGCCCTTTAAGGCACCGGGTCATATCCACCAGGATACCAGGGATGGCATTTCATAAGACGCCTTATAGTAAGCCAACCACCCCTTAAGATTCCATACCGCCCCAAGGCTTCTAACGCATAATTTGAGCAGGTAGGATAAAAACGGCAACGTGGTCCCCACCAAGGTGAAAAAAACCGCTGGTAAAGTCTTATCATTAAGATAATAATCTTAGCCAGGTTCTCCCGCCTCTCTTTCCGAGTTCACCAACAGTTTAGCCTTCTCACTTAAAATTAATACCTCTTCCATTACTTCCTTAAAGCACAATTCCTTAATCCCTTCCCGAGCCACTAAAACTATATCAAACCCGGGCCGAAATAACTTTAACTGCCGCCGACAGGCTTCCCGCAAAAGCCTTTTACAACGGTTGCGCACTACAGAACGACCTATCCGTTTAGAAACGGAAAAACCGAAACGAGTAAGCTTTCCACCGTTAGGACGAAAGTACAGGACTAAAGCTCTGCTTCCCACCCTCCGCCCCTGGCGGTAAACCCTTCGGAATTCAGCTGCCTGGGTAATCCTGCGGGCGGCCGGAAGCATATCTTGCCCCCCTGGTAAAAATGTTATAAGGCCTCTTGCGGCCTTAAGCAGTTAAGCGCTTTCTACCTTTACGGCGGCGCCTCCTTAAAATCTCCCGTCCTGCCCTAGTGCTCATCCGCTTAAGAAATCCATGCACCCTTTTACGGTGCCTACGCTTTGGCT harbors:
- the yidD gene encoding membrane protein insertion efficiency factor YidD; its protein translation is MIRLYQRFFSPWWGPRCRFYPTCSNYALEALGRYGILRGGWLTIRRLMKCHPWYPGGYDPVP
- the rnpA gene encoding ribonuclease P protein component encodes the protein MLPAARRITQAAEFRRVYRQGRRVGSRALVLYFRPNGGKLTRFGFSVSKRIGRSVVRNRCKRLLREACRRQLKLFRPGFDIVLVAREGIKELCFKEVMEEVLILSEKAKLLVNSEREAGEPG
- the rpmH gene encoding 50S ribosomal protein L34, translating into MKRTYQPKRRHRKRVHGFLKRMSTRAGREILRRRRRKGRKRLTA